Sequence from the Populus nigra chromosome 17, ddPopNigr1.1, whole genome shotgun sequence genome:
GCACCATGTAGTTGGAGGGGATCGTGGATGGCACCCTTATTCTGATATTGGTTCTTGGTCCTCTGCTAGAACTTTCAGAGTTGGAGATAAAATTTGTaagccctctctctctctctctctctctctgtcaatATTTTTCAGAGTTGAATTATTGATTATTCCTCCatttagttttttccttttcttttcaatattggAATTCCCAAAtgtcttaatatttattaacaagGGTATGTTTGAGAGTGGTTTCGTGTAAttgaaatttagtttttagAGTATTTGGATTTAAAGGGCTATAAATCCAGGACTTGAAGCTTATCAATACAAGTAATTcagcttttaatttttagtcGGTAGAGTGATTTTGGGAATGTATTAGGACAAGTGAGATGAGCTagtaataattatatttgacCTGTGGGGAGATCAGGGTTCACCCACTCTGCAGCACAGGGTAGCATAGCTGAGGTTGAGACAAAGGAAGAATACCTAACGTGTGATGTGAGCAATCCAATCAGAATGTACACTGATGACAGTGATGGCATCACTCTTGATGGAGAAGGGGTCCGTTACTTCACAAGCAGCAGTTCTGACAAGTGCAAGAATGGCCTGAAATTACATGTGGAGGTGGTGGTTCCTGAAGCCGGAACTGATACCACCACCGCACAAGTCGCATCAGAAGGCTCTGATAAGGCTATTGCTGCCCCACCAGAAAGTTCAGCTCCATCCCATTTCGGTGCAAGCTTTGCTTTATTGATGGCTGGATTTTGGTTGTCCTATATGGGCATTTAGATTGGATTTTCCTAGCTCTTGTATGCttcttgtttttggattttatagtAGTGATTTTTATGGCAGCAAAAACTTGGAAAACTTgcaaaattatgttaatttggacCTATGTATTCTTTGGTTTTTGCAAGGAATATGCCCATaaagtttattattatgattattattattattcctgGTCGTTTGATTAAATGTTCTATACTAATGAAAgcacccttcttcttcttccattaaTCCTTCACCAACCTTCATACACATGAGAGGATGAAAGtgctttaaaaataatgtatttagattgaaaaatattaaaattttaatttagataCACCTTGAAAAGGGGCATTAAACACGATCCGATTATCAACTCGATAACTCTAAGCCTAGCTTGAATTGAGTTTCCTTTCGAACAAAGTTATAAATTAACCTGATTAAATTACCAGAATGCATAACAAGTCAACTCAATGACTAACCTAGCTCAAATCGAGTTTGTTTTCGAATGACTTGATATGTCAACCAGTAACTAGATCGACTcaaaggatttttaaatttgtctAAAATGAAGTCGTTTTAAAACTCTTTTGTTCGAACAgtatcatttcattaattaaaaaatcaaatcaattttttccaaaaaatattatcattaaaaaaaaaactcaaaacatcATCGGATTTAACCCACAAACTAGCAAATTAATGATTCGGGCCTTAGGTAGTGGAGTCTAACaactattatctaaaaatattagcaaaTTAGAATGATGCTAATGTTACCAGAATTTCTATCATTTGACTTGTAACACCCACCAATAAAAGCCTGTCATTTCAACGGATGAAATTTCTCAGAAACTTATTGGACGAATAATGTTTAATTAGCACTGCTAGATTATACTAGAGCAGCCATTTTTATAGTTCCTAGTGTAGGTTTTAGTCTGGGGTTGCCTTGAAAGGCCTGAAGGGTGCTTTGCTCATATGTACACAAACAGAACCAGTGCTCCAAGCTCTTAACTACCATCCATCAGTATCAAGCATCAActcaaaaatatcaaatcaaggCATGGTTTGGAAACAAGCCATAGCAGATGTAGGGTTTGGACACACCATGCAAGATTGCTACCATTCAAGTCGAAGGAAAATCATTTGCTTGAAATTAGGAACACATCAATTGAGACCAGGATGCATCAGTTTCTAGCATATTGTTTGAGTTAATGAATACATCTAGCAGCCTCCAAACAAAATACACAGTCAGTGTACACTACATTTCACAAGTACATTTTACTACAGTAaacattttacaatttcatcattagaTTTTCTGCAGCAAAGTTACAAGGATATTAGTTACAGAAGGCTAAAGggattcttttccttcttttattttcttttttagcaaGCACAGTTATAGACTTACAGGATAGTTAGCGGTTTCATGGGCTAATCTGAGCAAGTGAAATTCTGGGAACACAGAGAAAGCTATCATTTGTCCCTCAGCACAACATAGTTAGATCCACTGGTCTTTTGAATCTTAGAAATTCTCCTCAGAATATCTGCAAAAGCTTTCTTGTCCTGCACCAATGAACTTCCACCAGTCAGAAAACAGAGAGGAGAGAGGGAACCGAAAGCATCCAAAACTTTTCAGGTGATGCTACTTTATTGTTCTTCCAAAGGAGGAAGCAGAAATTCTCGTTCAGTAGAATGAATATAGTAAGCAACAAGGAGATACATCTTCAGTCCATCCTATCTATATTATTATCCTGTGCCACCAACCCAACCTTGGTTGGACTGGTAGAAGCCCCATGTTCTATGCAAAAACTTAGCCACCCACACCCCttaatgataagaaaaatccCCTGGCATGAGATTCAGACACTCTAGAACAGTTTTCTAAGCACGTGTTTTTCAACCTTAAATTGTGTTTATCCCATCATGAACAACACAAATTCTTAAGAGCATGCATAACCTGACTGATAATCCTAAAGAGTAATCAGCAGTGAAGCACTGGATAGCATAATTACCAAATCATAAGCATGAAAACTAAGGGTGATTGTAATTTGATCTAAAGTTAAACcggttttagaaaaaataagtaaataaaaatgcatGGTACTAGCTGAAAACATAGCTTCCATAGAAAATCTTGCAACAGCACAACAAACAGGTCAGTTTTGAGTGGCAGGCAATATGAAGCAAGCTTGCACAATGCTAAAGAAGAGCATATACCTCAGGAGTCCTTAGTCGTGATTTAAACCTAGCAACCAGATCCTGTGTGGTAACAGGCCCATTTTGCAACAGAACAGCCCTGATCTCTTCTTCAGTGACAGGACCAGTAGAACCTGATGTTGACCCCGTTTTTGATGATGGCGGTGTTACTTTAGGAGTTGCAGTACCTTTAGTAGCAGGCGAGCTTTCTTCTTTCACGGCAGGTTTTACTTCCTGCTTTAAGAGAACATTAAAGTTGATAGGAAGATTGGTTATTGCAGACATTCAATAGCATAGCGCACTGTTTTAGAtgtatatttgaaaaaacatctTACATTTTCTGTCTTCACCTTCTTCACAGGTGCACCATTAGAAGATTTTGCATCTTCAccattcaattttcttttccccTTGGCAGACTTGGAGGTAGAAGGGGTTCCCTTAGCAGAACCTGAAGGTGTTGGTTTTGCAGGACTATTGTCAGCAGCTTCCTCCTTCGGCACAACATCCTTCTGCTTTGGAGCCAGTACAGGAGAAATATCATCATCCATCTGATAAGACCAAACAAGAGCACTGTAAGTGAGAGAAGATACAAAAATTAACAAGACAAAGAAAGCTTTACAAACTAGTATGTCAAATCAGGCATCATATAAGTTGATTGACATctcagaattaaaaaaaattaatttccacCCCTGATCGCTCAATGCACTTTCATATCGGACCAGGAAAAtagaagcaaaaaataaaagcaaatagaAAACAAGCACAGCAAAGCAATGTTGAAAATGCTCTTAGGTTGCCAATTAAACATGCATACAATCAGCCATCACAAAAACTCACATcctcgtcgtcgtcgtcatcttCTACATCTGACTCGTTTAGACCATTTGCTTTCCCTAGTAGCTTCTTCAACTCTTTCCCAGATTTACTCAGTCCTCCCTCCTCATTCTCCTCAtcctcatcatcttcatcctGCAAGAACATGCAAATACCTTACTGTTATTAtcagcattacaaaaataaaaataaaacccagtGTGCTTCTCAATAATAATGTCCCCctttatcaattcaaaaaatgtGCTCCAAAATTAAAATTCCATTTCATATATCAGTCAACATACAAAAAGTTCTGACTAAAATCTCCACATTTTCAAACTACTCTCAGAAGAACCAAACTAGCCTAACCAGcattacatgaatataatagaGCATATATAACACACCAAGCAAATAGCAATATGCCAACATGCCCAAAGAACATATATAAGTTGAGGCACAAAAGCAAGTAGTTTGGATTAGCACCAAGATAGTTTGCTAATACAGACCTGCTTGATTTCAGGAGGAGCAGGAACTTCTGGGGCCAAATCCTCCCGTTCCTCAGGATCAATGGCAACAGCTTCATCATCATCGGTGAAAATTTCTTCATGCTCCCAATCATCACCTAAGACCATAAAATACATGTGCCTGAGGTAGGAATTACTAGAAAACCTAAATTGCCATGTATGgtttacacacaaaaaaaaaaaaaaattcagtgtaAAATTCAACACAGTTGAAGCTCATAGCACGCCcatgaaaaaagaacaaaaaagcaaTGTATCATGTTTAATGTGCATCAGAAAGAAGATATTATTGATTTCAAGAAGGCAGAAAAAAAGACTAGcagacattttttaaaaaaaaaccagcaattaaaagaacataAGGAAATCATTTAAGCATTTATACAAGAAATTGGCACCCACATGGCGTTTGAGGAAAAACACTCACCCTTctcaatatcatcatcatccataTCAAGATCACCTCCTCTTGGaccttcttcatcatcatcaccacccTGTTTATTGAGTCCGAGTCTACTCTTCCTTcctgcctcctcctcctcatcttcCTCACCCCTGTCAGACACATTTccctcatcatcatcaccacttGCTTTCCGACGCCCACCTCTCCCGCCAGCTGAAACACCCTCCTTATCATCTACCTTCTCCACCTCACCAAATGCAGCAGCTCCATTATTTGCAGCTTTCATCATCCACCTTTCATACCCATCCGCAGTCTTCCTCCTATTCTTCATCTTCTCCTCTGCTTCCTCCAACGTAAGTTGCTTATAATGCGCTACCTTGTTAAAGTTGTACCTATTCCACATATCATCATTACCACATCAATCACAAGCACCAAATTCATACATTTTACAACCACCCTACCTCAAGTAAGGAACCACAAACACCAAagtcattaaaaataacaatcacaaaTACCATGAACCAGCAGGAATAGCAACAAACTCTTTCCCAGTCATCATCAACAGATAATAAGTCGCCGATTGCGACCCTTCAAGATGACCCTGATACTGAGACTGCCCAGTCTCATCCTCCAATTGCCAAGGCTTATTCTTAAACTTCTCCTACACAATCCAAAATCCTCAATTACAAACCTAAATACtctatacttgaaaaaaaaaaaaacacactaaaattatgtataaaaaaattattattacccTCAAAGCATCAGTAATCTGACGACCAAGGATTCCTTCTTTGTGCAAAGACCATTTATTTTccgcattttttttcttggaaaaaccTGGCAATCCTGTCACGAATCTTCCTATAAAATAATTCTTGTCGCTACTCGTACTCGCCCTAACATTATACTCCTAATAATCACCcgagaaatcataaaaaatggggaaaaaaattcatatttcacttctaaaaatcaccaaaaaatattcgaaaaaatgataaaaaaataatccgaaaaataaacaaaatcaaacagaGAGAGATACTGTACTCGAATCAAGCGAGTGACAGTAGTGCCACAATCGAAGCATTTGCCGCGATTCTCCGCCATTGTTTTTCCGCAATTCAAGCAAAGCGTCATGTGCTTACAATTGCTTCCGTACAAATCTGTGGTGCTGCCGCAGCCGCTACACGACGGCTTTAACAGAAGATCGAACGACATTTCGCAGACTAATCCTTCGAGAAAGATTAGGATTTATAcaagcttttcaatttatttatttttttgaaaatattgaattaattaattattaatccgttgattttattttatttttgcttttggaTTTTAGGATTTTGTGATTTTGCACTTCAAAGAGAGAATGAATGAGGTCAAACAGAAGGTTTATTTATAGAGAGAGGAATCAGAAACGGCGTCGCTTGTTTTTTATCCGCCGTACCAACTTTTACCGTGCAGCACTTTCTTAACGTggggataattgttttttttattcagctattttttaaattatttgttttatgtatttagattattttaatatttggatacgaaaaaaattaaaaaaatatattttaatttatttttaaatagatagtactgtgaaaagaaaaatgtacaataattttaaatacatttttatatcatcactttcatattttgaaactgtattttaaaaatatatttagtttaaaaaagtaaagaattattattttattatgtaagtattaaaaatatcaaaaaaatattttaatatatttcaaaataaaaaatattttaaaaaaatatcatataactcaatattaaatattcagaAGTTTGAGTACTATATCATAATAGAATAGATAAAGAcaattggaaaaaatatatattattttttgttttttaaaaaaacaaaaatttatttcaaaattgttatatataatttctctcTATTCCCGCTCAATTTGTGTTtagattttttgtatttgttttttcattgtaaGACAAATATCTTtctcattaattaataaattaactagttgaaataaaaagatatatcattatatattttttgttttgaaataacataaatttaatttaaaaatattaatatatatatatatcaatgttttttctttgtttttgttttttaatctctaTCCCATCTTTATaaccaaataattttcttatgtttttttatattaatttcttttttattttaagacatTAACCAAACCAAGCAGGCTGAGCTGTGCCCAAAGAGGTAAAGTTACGGATTATTATATAGATTTTTCCATCCACGTAagaaatcatattatttaagCAACCATATTCTCAGAATTCTTATTTGCTTGACAGATATTGGACCAGTGACTCCACACCATCTGATCTACTTGGATCTGGAACAATCAGCGCACCTGTGAGGCTTCGGTCAGATCTATGCCTGGAATTCCAGTTTGTCTTTCCTTCCATCATCTTCTACTGAACAACAGCAGCCCCTTGTATTGTCAAGCAGGAGCTATGCTTGTTAGAGCTAACATGGAATGGGCAAAAGCCACTGTCACTAAATGGGGATGATCCAAGGTTCTTTCCTCGTGCATTTCCTTCCTCTGTCTCCCGTGAAATGCAAAACACTACTTGAAATTCAATCCGTTGCAGGGAGATGGTTACAGTGTTGGGTTTGGCACTTGCTCTCGCCGGCCGGAAGAATCCTCCCGTCACCTTAATGTTGGATTGCGCTCTGAGCCTACATCACCTTTAAACCCTCAATAACATACTATATTTGGACCTCGATCCAACTCCTGGGATTGAATCATGATCTCGTGCAATCTCAGGATGTTTAGTATTGACACACACCACAATGCATTATTATGATCTCCTGGAGGTCAGTGCGACATTTAGGCAGTGTGGGTAGTAGTTActtttcagataattttttgtgttgaaatgcatgttaataatgttttttttatttttaaaaaattatttttgacatcagcacatcaaaacaatccaaaacatacaaaccatattaaattttaacaaaataaaattaaatttttgggaACGCAGTGTTTAGCTTTCTCTCCAGTAACCATCACCAACAGTAAATATGATGTATGCCTTGTTAATATGACGCTAACCTTTCTCGTCAAATAACTGCGACTATCAACATTTTTCACCAATGGGACAATGAAGTACAACAATCAACAAACTCATTTTATagattaactattaaaaaactatctaaatttaaaaacctaagttgttaggtgaagtttcaaaatataatttatattgttatCTAACACATCTCTTTAAGTGAAAAGCTTTTATAGGCTTAAAACTTGAACATATTCACATtaccttatgcttaatttttattaattaaaatgagagTGATGAAATTTGAACTCATGATCATTTGGTTATCAAGactctaataccatgtcaaagaaccatctcaaccccaAAACTTAAACTATTGCTTAAACTATTATGTGagatctcaagatataatttaaattgttcttTAGCATGACAAATAATAATCTCAACCAaatagtttaagctgttaaGTGAGGTTTCaatgtataatttatattattttttaacacactccttcaagtaaaaattatttgagcttgaaacttgtataGATTCACATTAacttatgtttaattttattaattagaacgagtgtgatgagattcgaactcgtaatcatttgatcatcaaaattttgatatcacgtgaaaaaataattttaaataaaatataactatccTCAATGATTACTCCatgctatataaaaaaatttaatgtgattaaaatatataaatatattagattaCCCTAACACACGAAACAAAATTCCATATAAAACATATCATCACTATTTCTTATATAAAGCTCTTACTTTTTGCAAGGGAACGTGTGAAACAACTAACCCAAAAACTTCAGTCGTGTACATCTCAAATTCAATATAAAGTTTTTACTATTTCATCACAGACGTTATAGAGATCAACCACAGAATCAAAAGCACTTGCATTTGCCCAAAAAGCATGTCCGTTTGTGAAAAGCAAATCATGGGTCCCCTACGAAACGGCAAGAtcattcaagaaaaaagaatcaaaacgTTAGCCCACAAACAATCCTTGACATTATTGCAAAATTTTCCAAAACCTTCTGTATAAAATCTCACTCTCATCTCACATTCCCTGACCgtcttttcttccttccttccttctttctttctttcaaggtTGAGGAAATGAACCCATCTAGCAATTTCGGCTACTTCTCTTCCTCCACCACAACAGTCACTTACTCTTTCCATAATGACCATACTACCCCTACACAAACCATCGAAATCCCCATCAAGCCCCTCTCCCCCAAATCCACCACCCAATCAAGCACTGCCACTTCTGCTGCCACCAAGATCCAATCTTGCTACAGGACACATATGATCCGAACCCTTTACAAGAAAATCTCAGCTGTTAGTTCTGAAGCTGATCAGTTACAAAACCAAATCCAACGGCAGGAAACAGTGGATGCAATAAGAAGTAGCGAGAAAGAAAAGCTGGGGATGAATGAGGCCTTGATGGGCTTGCTTCTGAGGCTCGATTCAGTACCTGGGGTTGATCCAACGGTGAGAGAAGCAAGAAGGAAAGTCAGCCGTAGGATTGTGGGGTTGCAGGAAATATTGGACTCAATATGTGAAGCAAAAGTTGGTGCTGATGGTGGTGACTATTGTGGGTGGCAGTGGGACCCTTATGGTGGTTGGGATATGGTGTTGGAGGAGATGGAGGAGGAGATTTGTATGGAGAGAGGTGGTGAAGAAATGGAGAAGTTTTGTGCTCAATATCTTGGGTTTAGATGCTTGCAGAGGTTTTTGAAAGAACCATGAAAGAAAGATTGGAACTTTTGATCTTTTTGTGCCTAAAGATCAAAACTTTTAGTTGTACAAGTGAGTGatgatcataaattattttgtttcttcgtTGATTGaaactttttgaattttattttgctgtCTCTGTGTATAGAAACAAAAGTTAATTACTGAACTTGTATCATAAACAAAAGTTTGCTTTGTTAATTACCAGAAACTTGTATTCCTCCTCCTCACATCTCAAGAACAATGAATGATTCCACTAGAAAGATAATTTATTGATcctaattttatgaaaatatgacTCAAAACATGTTGAACAATTACTCCAAATTTTGTAATTAGTTATTGAGATAACAATTGATTGACTActttaaaacacttttttttttctcaaaatgaaAAACTTGTATGAAATGTTTAGTGTATTTTGATATTTCCCTGTGAAAACTAATTATTTCTTTGAATTCTAAATAGTTTATTTACGTCCGAACAATTGAATTCAGAAAAGATTTCTACCcgctttttatttgatttgaacttgaaataataaatggttaataaataaaattaacatataatttttaatttgagtggATGAATGGATTGATctataatcaataaaatatgttaattttactctattattcaattttaagactaaatttctttaaagatattttttttaatcttaaatacAAAATGAATAATACATTTGTAACAAGTATAATCAATTTTTAGAACCAGAAATGCAAGAGAGCTGACCGGAGAATAGCTCTGCTTCCGCCGGAGAAATAACAACAATCAACACAAATTGTCATGGCAACAAGTATAAAGCCTGTTGTAATTTCCCGGTTCCTCATATTTACAGCAACAAAGGGACTCCGTTGCCAAAAGCTTAATAGAGCCACCGACAAAAAAcatgtgatttttttggttggttttgttatctatatttattttatttaaaaatatattacaataaaattattttttatattaatatattaaaataatttaaaaatatcaaaaaaataatgacttaaaataaaaaatttttaagtttttttaaaatatttttaattacttcaAAAGCTAACATGACAGGTTGCTGCAttcaatcatatttattttttaaaatatatttttaaaaaaattataaattttatttttttcatttaaattaatattttttatttttaaattattttaatatattaatgtgaaaaataattttaaaaatataaaaaaatattaatttaatacaattccaaaaaataattttaaaagtaagagTACAGTGACCAGACTCCCCCAAACCCAGTCATCGCCTAAATTACGACCGCAAAAGATTTCACGTTTTCAGCGACGCTATCTCAGTGGCTTTTGTTTGTATCCTTAATTACCGTGAAcacagaataaaaaaacatatttcagtGACTGCTCAGAAAACAGGAAATGGACTCCCATTGGAGAGGCAAAAGACTCTATCCATTCCTAGGAATACTCATGCTACTTTCTCTTCTTTACCTTAACTTCAACAACAGTAACGGCAGCCTCAGTTTTCCCGTCTTTTTATGGCAACCCAAGATGGGATTTGTCTCAACCGACTCCACTcaattcatcatcatcaatgatgGTGATGATTATGGGGAATCAGCATTTTATGTTAATGGGTGGAATTCATATTGGTTGATGATGGAGAGTGTGAGGAGTTCATTAAGATCTACACgctagtattttaaaaaaatttaaattttttttattaaaatttaatatattttgtattttttagattgttttgatgggttgatgttaaaaataatttttaaaaaataaaaatatattattgatatatatttcaacataaaaaattatttaaaaaataactataaccaCACTTTTCAAACCAGAAACAAAAATGTCAAATGGAATTGACTGTTTGCAGGACTTGGGCTTTCAGTGATGGCCAGGGGCCTGGTGCTTTGCAGGTCTCTCCTGGTGTCTTCCACGAAAGGGTCTTCAAAGTAAGTTATAAACTTCTCAAGGttgtaaaaattaagatttttgctTTCAATTGGCTGTCAGATCTTGGAGGGGAGGTTAAGTTTAATGAATGGGCTCCATTATGTGGTTAAAGGCTTATGGGCTTTTCAATGACAT
This genomic interval carries:
- the LOC133676843 gene encoding umecyanin-like, which gives rise to MAMTKKILMVLVLVLVLVSLNDGAQVHHVVGGDRGWHPYSDIGSWSSARTFRVGDKIWFTHSAAQGSIAEVETKEEYLTCDVSNPIRMYTDDSDGITLDGEGVRYFTSSSSDKCKNGLKLHVEVVVPEAGTDTTTAQVASEGSDKAIAAPPESSAPSHFGASFALLMAGFWLSYMGI
- the LOC133677589 gene encoding transcription initiation factor IIF subunit alpha-like gives rise to the protein MSFDLLLKPSCSGCGSTTDLYGSNCKHMTLCLNCGKTMAENRGKCFDCGTTVTRLIREYNVRASTSSDKNYFIGRFVTGLPGFSKKKNAENKWSLHKEGILGRQITDALREKFKNKPWQLEDETGQSQYQGHLEGSQSATYYLLMMTGKEFVAIPAGSWYNFNKVAHYKQLTLEEAEEKMKNRRKTADGYERWMMKAANNGAAAFGEVEKVDDKEGVSAGGRGGRRKASGDDDEGNVSDRGEEDEEEEAGRKSRLGLNKQGGDDDEEGPRGGDLDMDDDDIEKGDDWEHEEIFTDDDEAVAIDPEEREDLAPEVPAPPEIKQDEDDEDEENEEGGLSKSGKELKKLLGKANGLNESDVEDDDDDEDMDDDISPVLAPKQKDVVPKEEAADNSPAKPTPSGSAKGTPSTSKSAKGKRKLNGEDAKSSNGAPVKKVKTENEVKPAVKEESSPATKGTATPKVTPPSSKTGSTSGSTGPVTEEEIRAVLLQNGPVTTQDLVARFKSRLRTPEDKKAFADILRRISKIQKTSGSNYVVLRDK
- the LOC133677057 gene encoding BAG family molecular chaperone regulator 5, mitochondrial, coding for MNPSSNFGYFSSSTTTVTYSFHNDHTTPTQTIEIPIKPLSPKSTTQSSTATSAATKIQSCYRTHMIRTLYKKISAVSSEADQLQNQIQRQETVDAIRSSEKEKLGMNEALMGLLLRLDSVPGVDPTVREARRKVSRRIVGLQEILDSICEAKVGADGGDYCGWQWDPYGGWDMVLEEMEEEICMERGGEEMEKFCAQYLGFRCLQRFLKEP